The genomic segment AGTGTCGATCGGGACGCTCGACAAGGACGTGCCGCTGGATGGCCTCTTCGATCGCTCCTTCTATCTGAAGGCGATCGGAAAATGATGCGCGCCTGGTTGCTGGTTGGGCTTTCAGTGTAGCTTGCAGTGTAGCCTGCACCGGCAAACCGGAATGAGATGATGAACAATACTGTGCTGTCGCGCGCGCTGCCGCTGATCGGGCTGCTGATGTTTCTTGGGATCTGGGAGGCCGTGCCGTTGCTCGGGCTGGCGCAGCGCGTGCTGTTGCCGACGCCGAGCGACCTGCCGGCCGCCTTTATGCGCGAACTCTCCAGCGGCATCTGGTTGAAGTCAGTCGGGCAAAGTTTGTTTCATTACGTGCTCGGCCTTGCTGTTGGCACCGGCGTAGGCGTTGGTCTTGGCATCGCGACGGGCATGTCGCGGGTGGCGGAAGGCCTGTTCGCCTGGGTCAGCCGGCTGTTGCGGCCGATCCCAGGCCTCGCCTGGGTGCCCTTTGCCATCATCTGGTTTGGCGTCAGTGAAGGCGGCGCTGTTTTCATTATCGCCATCGGCGTGTTCTGGATCGTCTATTTCGCCACCTTCGGCGCCATTCGCAGCGTCGATCGTGATCTTGTCGAAGTGGCGCAGGCCTTCGGCTTTCACGGACCGTTCGAGCGATTGTGGAAAGTGCTGCTGCCGGCTGCGACACCAGGCATTCTGGTCGGTGCGCGCACGGCGCTGGGCCAAGCGTGGATGGCCGTCGTTGCTGCCGAACTCTTTGGCGTTAGCGGTCTCGGCAGCCGGATGATGCAGGCGTCGAGCCTGCTCGCCACCGATATCGTCGTGGTCTACATGCTGACCATGGCAGCGCTCTACGGATTGATGGATACGGTCTTCATGCTGGTCCAGGGGAGGCTGCTGCAATGGAGGCCATAAATCCCGCTGATGCGGCGATCGACATTCGTGGTCTGCGTCTGTCCTTCCTGCAGGATGGTGAACAGACAGAAGTCTTGCGCGATCTCAACCTGACGGTACCGCACGGCTCTTTCGTCGTTTTGGTGGGTGCCTCCGGCGTCGGCAAGTCGACGTTGCTGCGTGTGTTGATGGGGCTCGCCAAGCCTTCAGCGGGTTCGGTTGCCGTCCATCCCGATCCCAAGGCCGAGCGACCGATGGCGCTGGTGTTTCAAGATTCACGTTTGCTGCCGTGGCGGCGCGTGGTGCGCAATGTCGAGTTCGGTCTGGAGAAAACATCGCTGTTGCGAGCAGAGCGCCGTGCGCGGGCGTTGGAAGTTCTGGCCCTCGTCGGCCTGGAGGAACTGGCCGATCGGTGGCCGTGGCAATTGTCGGGTGGTCAGCGGCAGCGCGTCGCCCTGGCGCGTGCGCTGGCTGTGCGTCCGTCGATCCTGCTGATGGACGAACCATTCTCGGCGCTCGACATCGCCACGCGCGAAGGCCTGCAGGACCAACTGATCCAGATCTGGCAGAAGATGAACAAGACCATCCTGTTCGTCACCCACGACATCGATGAAGCCGCTTATTTGGCCGATCGGATCGTGGCTTTGGCCGGCAAGCCTGGCGAGATCCGGGCCGACCGGGTCGTCACCGTGGCGCGCCCGCGTGCTCGCAATTCGCGCAGCCTGGCCGAAATCGTCGCGCTGGTGCGTGCCGACATCACCGGCGAGGCGGTTTCAGCCGACAATTGGGAGATCTAAGTCCTTGTTTGGATGATAAGTATGACAACGTCTTCGATGACGCTGTCCTGTTCATCCAAATGCCGTAGAGTCCTGGTGAAACTGTGAAGCCGCTGGAACGGAGTAGGACAATGACCAAGGTTGTTTACGAGGTGGTCGAACATGATGGCGGCTGGGCCTATAAGGTCGGCGATGTGCTGTCGGAGACCTATCCGACCCACAAGATGGCGCATGCTGCCGCCGCCGAGGCGGCTGGGCGGCAACAGGTCGCCGGCAAGACCGATGGCATTGAATACGAGGATGAGCGCGGCAAGTGGCATCAAGAGCTGGCCTCGGGGAACGATCGCCCGGAAACGAAGCTGGATGACAAGGGTTGAGGCGACCAGCAGGTTTAAACAACCTGACGCAGTCGACGGATCGACAAGAGCAGTTCTGATTGTCGATTTGTATTTGTCTTGAAGAAGACGCTCTTGAGATGCGTGCGCGCCGTTTGAACGCTTATTCGCATCGCATCAGCCGCAGCTTGTAGCGCC from the Beijerinckia sp. 28-YEA-48 genome contains:
- a CDS encoding ABC transporter permease, which gives rise to MNNTVLSRALPLIGLLMFLGIWEAVPLLGLAQRVLLPTPSDLPAAFMRELSSGIWLKSVGQSLFHYVLGLAVGTGVGVGLGIATGMSRVAEGLFAWVSRLLRPIPGLAWVPFAIIWFGVSEGGAVFIIAIGVFWIVYFATFGAIRSVDRDLVEVAQAFGFHGPFERLWKVLLPAATPGILVGARTALGQAWMAVVAAELFGVSGLGSRMMQASSLLATDIVVVYMLTMAALYGLMDTVFMLVQGRLLQWRP
- a CDS encoding ABC transporter ATP-binding protein, producing the protein MEAINPADAAIDIRGLRLSFLQDGEQTEVLRDLNLTVPHGSFVVLVGASGVGKSTLLRVLMGLAKPSAGSVAVHPDPKAERPMALVFQDSRLLPWRRVVRNVEFGLEKTSLLRAERRARALEVLALVGLEELADRWPWQLSGGQRQRVALARALAVRPSILLMDEPFSALDIATREGLQDQLIQIWQKMNKTILFVTHDIDEAAYLADRIVALAGKPGEIRADRVVTVARPRARNSRSLAEIVALVRADITGEAVSADNWEI
- a CDS encoding DUF2188 domain-containing protein, producing MTKVVYEVVEHDGGWAYKVGDVLSETYPTHKMAHAAAAEAAGRQQVAGKTDGIEYEDERGKWHQELASGNDRPETKLDDKG